Proteins encoded within one genomic window of Mesobacillus subterraneus:
- the menH gene encoding 2-succinyl-6-hydroxy-2,4-cyclohexadiene-1-carboxylate synthase — MKTMINGVRYNVEQCGDGFPLVLLHGFTGAASAWKPFCPIWGQHSTMLMVDLIGHGETESPGDMVRYGIMKAANDMKELLDRLEIEKTDMLGYSMGGRTAITFASMYPERIRKLVLESTTPGLENPEERENRVQQDQRLAMKIETEGMARFIDFWESIPLFRSQLNLPNNIREQIRSQRLRNNPVGLANSLRGMGTGVQPSWWDKLSTFDFESLLITGELDDKFCRIAADMASKLPQAKHLSINDCGYAIHVEEREKFGTIVSEFLSNT, encoded by the coding sequence ATGAAAACCATGATTAATGGCGTAAGATATAATGTCGAGCAATGCGGCGATGGTTTTCCTCTTGTGTTGCTTCATGGTTTTACAGGGGCGGCTTCTGCTTGGAAGCCGTTTTGTCCTATATGGGGACAACATTCAACAATGTTGATGGTCGATCTTATTGGTCATGGAGAGACTGAATCGCCAGGCGATATGGTGCGATATGGCATCATGAAAGCTGCAAATGACATGAAAGAGCTTTTAGACCGGCTGGAGATTGAGAAAACCGATATGCTTGGGTATTCAATGGGCGGCCGAACAGCTATCACATTTGCAAGTATGTATCCCGAAAGAATCAGGAAGCTGGTCCTTGAGAGCACTACACCAGGCCTCGAGAATCCTGAAGAACGGGAAAATCGCGTCCAGCAGGACCAAAGGCTGGCTATGAAGATTGAAACAGAAGGTATGGCAAGGTTCATTGATTTTTGGGAATCCATCCCGCTATTTCGATCACAGCTGAATCTTCCAAACAATATAAGGGAACAAATAAGGAGTCAAAGGCTCAGGAATAATCCTGTTGGACTGGCAAACAGTCTGAGGGGGATGGGGACAGGTGTCCAGCCTTCATGGTGGGACAAGCTATCGACTTTCGATTTCGAGTCTCTATTAATTACTGGTGAACTTGATGATAAGTTTTGTAGAATAGCGGCTGACATGGCATCAAAACTTCCACAAGCGAAACATTTGTCGATAAATGATTGTGGCTATGCAATTCATGTGGAAGAACGTGAAAAATTTGGTACAATAGTAAGTGAGTTTTTGTCGAATACATAA
- the menB gene encoding 1,4-dihydroxy-2-naphthoyl-CoA synthase, protein MTVEWVSERKYEDILYETYNGIARITINRPEVRNAFRPKTVMELIDAFAYARDDSSVGVIVLTGAGDDAFCSGGDQKVRGHGGYVGDDQIPRLNVLDLQRLIRVIPKPVIAQVKGYAIGGGHVLHVVCDLTIAADNAIFGQTGPKVGSFDAGYGSGYLARIVGHKKAREIWFLCRQYNAQEALDMGLVNTVVPLDQVEEETLKWCEEILEKSPTALRFLKAAMNADTDGLAGLQQMAGDATLLYYTTEEAKEVRDAFKEKRKPDFGQFPRFP, encoded by the coding sequence ATGACAGTTGAATGGGTTTCAGAACGCAAGTATGAAGATATTCTGTATGAAACATATAATGGTATCGCAAGAATCACCATTAACCGCCCGGAAGTGCGCAATGCCTTCCGTCCTAAAACGGTTATGGAATTGATCGATGCATTTGCTTATGCACGTGATGATTCCAGTGTAGGTGTTATCGTTCTTACTGGTGCGGGAGATGATGCATTCTGCTCTGGTGGAGACCAGAAAGTTCGCGGACATGGCGGATACGTTGGTGATGACCAGATTCCTCGCTTGAATGTCCTAGACCTTCAGCGTTTGATCCGTGTGATTCCAAAGCCGGTCATTGCACAGGTTAAAGGTTATGCCATCGGTGGGGGACATGTCCTTCATGTTGTATGTGATCTTACAATTGCAGCAGATAATGCAATATTCGGCCAGACTGGACCAAAAGTAGGAAGCTTTGATGCTGGATACGGTTCAGGCTACCTAGCTAGAATCGTTGGCCACAAAAAGGCTCGCGAAATCTGGTTCCTTTGCCGTCAGTACAATGCCCAGGAAGCTTTGGACATGGGTCTTGTCAACACAGTTGTACCTCTTGACCAGGTTGAAGAGGAAACACTCAAGTGGTGTGAGGAAATCCTTGAGAAGAGCCCAACCGCACTTCGTTTCTTGAAAGCTGCAATGAATGCAGACACTGATGGACTTGCTGGACTACAGCAGATGGCAGGGGACGCAACATTGCTTTACTACACAACTGAAGAAGCAAAAGAAGTCCGCGATGCGTTCAAGGAAAAGCGCAAGCCAGACTTTGGCCAGTTCCCAAGATTCCCTTGA
- the menC gene encoding o-succinylbenzoate synthase: MKIKTVKLSIIKMPLKHPFTTHLGSVTEREAIIVEVEDRNGLIGYGEGVAFSSPWYTEETVKTSYHVLKDFLIPLLKKKGIGHPDEASLLFRSVRRNHMAKAALETALWDLQAKKEGIPLSKLIGGTMEALPAGVVVGNPNLPESLKQIEVYLDQGFKRVKVKISPEDDYAYISGIRKQFPDLPLMADANSAYSLKNVDRLKALDEFGLLMIEQPLGYDDIVDHAKLQAQIETPICLDESIVTFDDARKAVELGSCKVLNIKIGRVGGIGEAKRIHDYCHSKGIPVWAGGMIEFGISRAHNIALASLPGFTIPGDISGSDRYWEEDIIQPDIKVDNGIISIPERPGIGFQLNKKRMNEVTVFEEHFHF, encoded by the coding sequence TTGAAAATTAAAACCGTTAAACTATCAATCATCAAAATGCCATTGAAACATCCATTCACTACCCATTTAGGATCAGTGACAGAAAGAGAAGCTATTATCGTTGAGGTGGAGGATCGCAATGGTTTGATTGGTTATGGGGAAGGTGTGGCCTTTTCATCTCCTTGGTATACCGAGGAGACCGTCAAGACTTCATACCATGTGCTGAAAGATTTTCTGATTCCTCTTTTGAAAAAGAAGGGGATCGGCCATCCTGATGAAGCCTCGCTCTTATTCAGGTCGGTTCGCAGGAATCATATGGCAAAGGCTGCGCTAGAAACAGCACTTTGGGATTTGCAGGCGAAGAAAGAGGGCATTCCATTATCCAAGCTGATTGGCGGAACCATGGAAGCCCTCCCTGCCGGAGTCGTTGTCGGCAATCCGAATTTGCCTGAGTCATTGAAACAAATCGAAGTCTATCTGGATCAAGGTTTTAAGCGGGTAAAAGTAAAAATCAGTCCGGAAGATGATTACGCCTATATATCAGGAATTCGTAAACAATTTCCCGATTTACCATTGATGGCGGATGCCAATTCGGCCTATTCTTTGAAGAATGTTGACCGCTTAAAAGCACTGGATGAATTCGGCTTGCTGATGATCGAACAGCCGCTAGGATATGATGACATTGTTGACCATGCCAAGTTGCAGGCTCAAATCGAGACACCAATTTGCCTTGATGAAAGCATCGTTACTTTTGATGACGCAAGGAAAGCAGTCGAGTTAGGCAGCTGCAAGGTTCTCAATATAAAAATAGGCCGGGTCGGCGGAATTGGCGAAGCGAAACGGATTCACGATTACTGTCATTCCAAAGGGATTCCAGTCTGGGCAGGCGGGATGATTGAGTTTGGTATCTCCAGAGCGCACAATATCGCTCTCGCATCGCTTCCAGGATTCACTATACCAGGCGATATATCCGGCTCTGACCGCTATTGGGAAGAAGACATTATCCAGCCGGATATTAAAGTAGATAATGGAATAATCAGCATACCAGAACGTCCAGGCATTGGGTTCCAACTGAATAAAAAGCGCATGAATGAAGTCACTGTTTTTGAAGAACATTTTCATTTTTAA
- the hmpA gene encoding NO-inducible flavohemoprotein has protein sequence MAGTVYAAAKYIDNLEAILPVVTQIAHKHRSLGIMPEHYPIVGKHLLLAIKEVLGDAATDEIINAWAEAYGVIADAFISVEAEMYDAAANQNGGWKDFRPFIVANKVEESETITSFYLKPVDGKAIAFFKPGQYISVKLEIEGEEFTHIRQYSLSDAPGKDYYRISVKKEAGIETPDGKVSNYLHSSVEEGEVLQISAPAGDFFLDTKKDTPVVLISGGVGLTPMVSMLKTVAELQPEKEVTFIHAAQNGKVHALKDEVAATAAKAKVNSVVFYDQPTEEDRKNSSFDVEGYITEDWLKKNVNLGQSDFYFCGPVPFMKAINAALKDLGVTEERIHFEFFGPMASLEA, from the coding sequence TTGGCTGGAACTGTCTATGCAGCTGCCAAATACATCGACAATCTGGAAGCGATCTTGCCGGTAGTAACCCAGATTGCCCACAAGCACCGCAGCCTTGGCATCATGCCTGAGCATTACCCGATTGTTGGAAAGCACTTACTGCTTGCTATCAAAGAAGTGCTTGGAGATGCGGCTACAGATGAAATTATCAATGCTTGGGCAGAAGCATATGGCGTAATTGCTGATGCGTTCATCTCTGTGGAAGCGGAAATGTATGATGCAGCAGCGAACCAGAATGGTGGCTGGAAGGATTTCCGTCCATTCATTGTTGCGAACAAAGTGGAGGAAAGTGAAACCATCACTTCTTTCTACCTGAAGCCGGTAGATGGAAAAGCTATTGCTTTTTTCAAGCCAGGTCAATACATCAGCGTCAAACTTGAGATCGAAGGGGAAGAATTCACTCATATCCGTCAATACAGCTTGTCTGATGCACCAGGTAAAGATTACTACCGTATCAGCGTTAAAAAGGAAGCGGGTATCGAGACTCCTGATGGCAAAGTATCCAACTATCTGCACAGCAGTGTAGAAGAGGGAGAGGTCCTGCAAATTAGCGCTCCTGCTGGCGACTTCTTCCTTGATACCAAAAAAGACACGCCAGTTGTATTGATAAGCGGTGGTGTCGGACTGACTCCGATGGTCAGCATGCTGAAGACAGTAGCGGAATTGCAGCCTGAAAAAGAAGTCACCTTCATCCATGCAGCCCAAAACGGCAAAGTCCATGCACTGAAAGACGAAGTCGCAGCAACAGCGGCAAAAGCAAAAGTGAACTCTGTGGTATTCTACGATCAGCCAACTGAAGAAGATCGCAAAAACAGCAGCTTTGATGTAGAAGGTTATATCACTGAAGACTGGCTCAAGAAAAATGTGAATCTTGGACAATCAGACTTCTATTTCTGCGGCCCAGTACCATTTATGAAAGCTATCAATGCAGCGTTAAAAGATCTTGGTGTCACCGAGGAAAGAATTCACTTCGAATTTTTCGGACCAATGGCAAGCCTAGAGGCGTAA
- a CDS encoding DUF4397 domain-containing protein, whose translation MKKFSFLLVFTLIFSMFGGSALADGHNEAKVRIVHASPDAPAVDITVDGNVVVENAEFKAVTDYLMVPSGEHEVSIFAAGTVADGKPVLTAQLSVEADKAYTVLAVNKLEALEVTVMNDDMMTEKGKAKVRVDHFSPDAPAVDVAVTGGDVLFPNAPFKGVTDYLEVAPATLDLEVRAAGTQDVVLSLPGTELKADMIYTVLAVGLASGEPALDAIVLADPSTNVMPKEMPDTGKGGVTGLMMSMLPFVLLIGAVSFFFYKRKNAFQA comes from the coding sequence ATGAAGAAGTTTTCGTTTTTGTTGGTGTTCACCCTGATTTTTTCCATGTTTGGAGGTTCTGCGCTTGCTGATGGTCATAACGAAGCGAAGGTACGGATTGTTCATGCTTCCCCTGATGCGCCAGCAGTCGATATTACAGTTGATGGTAATGTGGTTGTGGAAAACGCAGAGTTTAAGGCAGTGACAGATTATTTAATGGTACCGTCTGGTGAGCATGAAGTAAGTATTTTTGCTGCCGGTACAGTAGCTGACGGCAAGCCGGTATTGACGGCACAATTATCTGTTGAAGCAGATAAAGCTTACACGGTCCTTGCTGTCAACAAATTAGAAGCGCTTGAAGTTACAGTAATGAATGATGATATGATGACAGAAAAGGGCAAAGCAAAGGTTCGGGTCGACCATTTCTCTCCGGACGCTCCAGCCGTTGATGTAGCAGTAACTGGTGGAGATGTTCTTTTTCCGAATGCGCCATTCAAGGGTGTAACGGATTACTTGGAAGTTGCTCCAGCCACATTGGATTTAGAAGTTAGGGCAGCCGGCACTCAAGATGTGGTGTTGTCTTTACCAGGAACTGAGCTCAAAGCAGATATGATTTATACGGTGCTTGCTGTTGGTCTTGCCAGCGGAGAACCTGCACTTGATGCCATTGTTTTGGCGGATCCATCCACAAATGTGATGCCAAAAGAAATGCCTGACACGGGTAAAGGTGGAGTAACAGGACTGATGATGAGCATGCTGCCATTTGTATTGCTGATTGGCGCAGTCAGTTTCTTTTTCTATAAAAGAAAGAATGCTTTTCAAGCTTAA
- a CDS encoding class F sortase: MNSDRMVEVEEVQSEPVVSTTASSSTPSAQKVTQEKGMVPINLTISSIGLDAKIIPVGLQEDGAMEVPEDVMEIGWYTKGARPGEKGNAVLAGHVDNYLGKGVFFDLENVSIGDEVVLSDQGTSLRYKIVKIESYPYDDGPIEEIFGFTSQKRIQLITCTGWFNPLTKNHEERLVVTAIQQ, from the coding sequence ATGAACTCAGATCGAATGGTGGAGGTTGAAGAAGTACAGTCAGAACCAGTTGTTAGTACAACGGCTTCGAGTTCCACCCCTTCCGCCCAAAAGGTCACACAAGAAAAAGGCATGGTGCCTATAAACCTGACCATTTCATCAATCGGCCTTGATGCGAAGATCATTCCAGTAGGACTTCAAGAGGATGGAGCAATGGAGGTCCCGGAGGATGTGATGGAAATTGGGTGGTACACTAAAGGTGCCAGGCCAGGCGAGAAGGGAAATGCCGTTTTAGCTGGGCATGTTGATAACTATCTTGGAAAAGGTGTTTTTTTCGATCTGGAAAATGTCTCTATTGGTGATGAAGTAGTATTATCCGATCAGGGAACTTCCTTGCGCTATAAAATCGTAAAGATTGAATCCTACCCTTATGATGACGGACCAATCGAAGAAATTTTCGGCTTTACTTCACAAAAACGAATACAATTAATTACCTGCACAGGATGGTTCAATCCGCTAACAAAAAATCACGAAGAGCGGCTAGTCGTCACAGCCATTCAGCAATAA
- a CDS encoding DUF1540 domain-containing protein has protein sequence MVKDVLCEVSNCHYWKDGNLCSADKIYVVSHSGEQADNSRETDCKTFEALS, from the coding sequence ATGGTCAAAGATGTTCTATGTGAAGTTAGCAACTGCCACTATTGGAAAGATGGGAATCTTTGCAGTGCCGATAAGATTTATGTAGTCAGCCATTCCGGCGAGCAAGCCGACAATAGCCGCGAAACAGACTGCAAAACGTTTGAAGCGTTAAGTTGA
- a CDS encoding metal ABC transporter solute-binding protein, Zn/Mn family: MKKTAFILSLFMMIAAFLSGCGQDASNPKKNDDLLQVYTTVYPLQFFAQQIGGDYVNVETVYPPGADEHTFEPSQKDMMALADADLFFFIGLGLEGFVDKASKTLKNEDVKMVPVGESLHLDENGEHQDEAHNEDGSDEESHDEEGHAEEEGHVEEEHADENAHDEESHKDEDQHAHGNFDPHVWLDPIYANELALAIKEQLTEQMPEHKDTFEQNYTELTDQLTNLDDEFSEVISSAKRKEILVSHSAFSYWETRYGIQQISISGQSTTNEPSQKELQKLISHAKDEKIKYVLNEQNFNSKLAKMVQEEIGAKSLTLHNLSVLTDEDIKNNETYFTLMEKNIATLEKALKE, from the coding sequence ATGAAAAAAACTGCATTTATTTTATCTTTGTTTATGATGATTGCTGCATTTCTAAGCGGCTGTGGGCAGGACGCTTCTAATCCAAAAAAGAACGATGATCTGCTGCAAGTCTATACTACGGTTTATCCGCTCCAGTTCTTCGCACAGCAAATTGGCGGTGATTATGTCAATGTTGAAACCGTTTATCCACCGGGAGCAGATGAGCATACATTCGAGCCCTCCCAAAAAGATATGATGGCACTGGCAGACGCAGATTTATTTTTCTTTATCGGCCTGGGACTTGAAGGTTTTGTTGATAAAGCCAGCAAGACACTAAAAAATGAAGATGTGAAAATGGTTCCGGTTGGTGAGTCTTTGCATCTGGATGAGAATGGCGAACATCAAGACGAGGCACACAACGAGGATGGCTCAGATGAAGAGAGTCATGATGAGGAAGGTCATGCCGAGGAAGAAGGTCATGTCGAGGAAGAACATGCTGATGAAAACGCGCATGATGAGGAAAGCCATAAAGATGAGGATCAACATGCTCACGGAAATTTCGACCCTCACGTATGGCTTGATCCAATTTACGCAAACGAACTGGCACTTGCAATCAAAGAACAATTAACTGAACAGATGCCTGAGCATAAAGACACTTTCGAACAAAACTACACCGAGCTTACTGATCAATTGACGAATCTTGACGACGAGTTTTCTGAAGTCATTAGCTCAGCTAAGCGCAAGGAAATCCTAGTATCACACTCTGCCTTTAGTTATTGGGAGACGCGCTACGGGATCCAGCAGATCAGTATTTCTGGACAATCAACTACAAATGAGCCATCTCAAAAAGAGCTTCAAAAGTTGATTTCACATGCAAAGGATGAAAAGATCAAATACGTCCTGAATGAACAAAATTTCAATTCCAAGCTGGCAAAAATGGTTCAAGAAGAAATCGGAGCAAAATCACTGACACTCCACAATCTTTCCGTATTGACCGACGAAGATATTAAAAATAATGAAACTTACTTCACACTAATGGAAAAAAATATCGCGACACTTGAAAAAGCATTGAAAGAATAG
- the yidD gene encoding membrane protein insertion efficiency factor YidD: protein MLKKAFIAIIRFYQVVISPLKPPTCRFYPTCSHYGLEAIKRFGPFKGGWLTIVRILKCQPFHPGGMDPVPEEWSSKKNTKAHNH from the coding sequence ATGCTAAAAAAAGCATTCATCGCCATCATACGTTTTTATCAGGTTGTGATTTCGCCATTAAAGCCGCCTACATGCCGCTTTTATCCTACATGCTCCCATTACGGTCTCGAAGCGATCAAAAGGTTTGGTCCCTTCAAAGGCGGTTGGCTGACGATTGTGCGCATCCTGAAGTGCCAGCCCTTCCATCCAGGAGGCATGGACCCGGTACCAGAAGAGTGGTCATCAAAGAAAAACACTAAAGCTCATAATCATTAA
- the ytzI gene encoding YtzI protein: protein MYTVLIISVIIVIIVLILSVVTTSKAYQYKHTVDPIDNNNSHAVTNESKSQEENK from the coding sequence ATGTATACCGTTTTGATTATCTCAGTCATTATCGTTATCATTGTTTTAATATTAAGTGTAGTCACCACTTCGAAGGCTTATCAGTATAAACACACTGTCGATCCGATTGACAACAATAACAGCCATGCAGTTACTAATGAATCAAAATCTCAAGAAGAAAATAAATAA
- a CDS encoding Dps family protein yields MAQKDLIQAVNKQVANWTVLYTKLHNYHWYVKGRHFFTLHVKFEELYNEAATIIDEFAERILALEGKPVATLKEYLELSSISEAAGSEKEEDMVKQLHDDFATIVDELQEAIELAEKAEDTATADMMTEVKMSLRKHMWMFKAYLG; encoded by the coding sequence ATGGCACAAAAAGATTTAATTCAAGCGGTTAACAAACAAGTTGCAAACTGGACGGTTCTTTACACAAAGCTTCACAACTATCATTGGTATGTAAAAGGGCGTCACTTTTTCACACTGCATGTAAAATTCGAAGAGCTTTATAACGAAGCAGCGACAATCATTGATGAATTCGCAGAACGAATCCTCGCATTGGAAGGCAAGCCTGTTGCAACGCTTAAGGAGTATCTTGAATTATCATCAATCAGTGAAGCAGCTGGTTCAGAAAAAGAAGAAGACATGGTTAAACAATTGCATGATGACTTTGCCACGATCGTGGACGAGCTTCAGGAAGCAATCGAACTTGCTGAAAAAGCAGAAGATACAGCTACAGCGGATATGATGACTGAAGTGAAAATGAGCCTTCGCAAACATATGTGGATGTTCAAGGCGTATTTAGGATAA
- a CDS encoding DUF6154 family protein — translation MKLIDELYELYRNKLTGDEEDIDMLAFAFLEEMSREDLLKIIQDLDKQELYDLMGLYLIESLKGKFAQDDFGARSVNSYPSRNVH, via the coding sequence ATGAAACTGATTGATGAGCTATACGAACTGTACCGCAATAAGTTGACCGGTGATGAAGAGGATATCGATATGCTCGCTTTTGCCTTTCTTGAAGAAATGAGCCGTGAGGACTTGTTGAAAATCATTCAGGACCTTGATAAGCAGGAACTTTATGATTTGATGGGACTTTATTTGATTGAGAGCTTAAAGGGAAAGTTTGCCCAAGATGATTTCGGCGCGCGCTCTGTCAATTCATATCCTTCACGGAATGTGCATTAA
- a CDS encoding hydrolase — protein MPEGKKTYYINISEGEISSVSTASPWNFKIEASDEDITALREIFDQSYSTGWQNFMRAHVPYVQYHYDRENDALDRQLVQTYEMIYKLGDEEARSHIESMGILPEK, from the coding sequence ATGCCAGAAGGGAAAAAAACATACTACATCAACATCAGCGAAGGGGAGATTTCAAGCGTTTCAACTGCATCTCCGTGGAATTTTAAAATTGAGGCAAGTGACGAGGACATCACTGCGTTAAGGGAAATATTCGATCAGAGCTATTCCACTGGCTGGCAAAATTTCATGAGGGCGCACGTTCCATATGTGCAATACCATTATGATCGTGAAAACGATGCGCTCGACAGACAATTGGTCCAGACGTATGAAATGATATATAAGCTTGGTGATGAAGAAGCCAGGAGCCATATTGAAAGCATGGGGATTCTTCCTGAAAAATAG
- the ytkD gene encoding RNA deprotection pyrophosphohydrolase, translated as MMKFKDMNGGEVTLIFQKNAFEKSARHVLVVCKYHGKWLLTHHSVRGLEFPGGKVENGETLEDAARREVMEETGAVLCKLVSIGEYQVSDGEESFVKRIFYGEAEKIVSLDDYMETGGPVLVSGDLLEERMKEEYSFIMKDDVIKHSLEFLQK; from the coding sequence ATGATGAAATTTAAAGATATGAACGGCGGAGAAGTGACCTTAATTTTTCAGAAAAATGCCTTTGAAAAAAGTGCGAGACATGTGCTGGTTGTCTGTAAATATCATGGCAAATGGCTTCTGACCCATCATAGTGTCAGAGGTCTTGAGTTCCCGGGCGGCAAAGTGGAAAACGGTGAAACTCTTGAAGATGCAGCTCGGCGTGAGGTTATGGAGGAGACTGGCGCAGTTTTATGCAAGCTTGTCAGCATTGGGGAGTATCAGGTGAGTGATGGAGAGGAATCGTTTGTCAAAAGAATCTTTTACGGGGAAGCAGAAAAAATCGTCTCCCTGGATGACTACATGGAAACAGGCGGTCCGGTTCTTGTCAGTGGGGATTTATTAGAGGAAAGAATGAAGGAGGAATACAGTTTTATCATGAAGGACGATGTGATTAAGCATAGTCTTGAATTTTTGCAGAAATAG
- a CDS encoding ABC transporter permease, with protein MNQKKTELLHQEYLKKLRRERKVIRIYQLLIFIAFFTLWEISSQQKWIDPLLFSSPSKIWNMMIEKTMDGSLAVNLGVTLAETVLGFILGTLAGTILAAILWWSPLLSRILDPYLVILNSMPKVALGPILIVALGTNMTSIIAMGAIISIIITTIVVYTAFKEVDPNYLKVLQTFGATRTQCFREAILPASFPTIISTLKVNVGLSWVGVIVGEFLVSARGLGYMIIYGFQVFNFTLVYLALLVIALFATVMYQLVELLEKKLIKSNQ; from the coding sequence TTGAACCAGAAGAAAACTGAACTCCTCCATCAAGAGTATCTAAAAAAGTTAAGGCGCGAGCGAAAAGTCATCCGCATCTATCAGTTGCTGATTTTCATTGCCTTTTTTACTCTATGGGAAATCTCGAGCCAGCAAAAATGGATCGACCCGCTTCTATTCAGTTCACCGTCAAAAATATGGAATATGATGATTGAGAAGACAATGGATGGGTCGCTAGCCGTTAACCTTGGAGTGACATTGGCTGAAACCGTCCTTGGGTTTATCCTGGGCACACTTGCAGGTACGATACTCGCAGCAATCTTGTGGTGGTCACCGCTGCTTTCCAGGATTTTGGATCCTTACCTCGTAATATTGAATTCAATGCCAAAAGTTGCACTTGGCCCGATTTTAATTGTTGCGCTTGGAACCAATATGACCTCCATTATTGCAATGGGCGCAATCATCTCAATAATCATCACGACAATCGTTGTGTATACCGCTTTTAAAGAGGTGGACCCCAACTATCTGAAGGTGCTTCAGACATTTGGAGCAACAAGAACACAATGCTTCCGGGAGGCAATCTTGCCAGCTTCCTTCCCGACTATCATTTCCACCTTGAAAGTGAATGTCGGATTGAGCTGGGTAGGAGTCATTGTCGGAGAATTCCTCGTTTCTGCGCGCGGCCTTGGATATATGATCATCTACGGTTTCCAGGTTTTTAACTTCACGCTCGTCTATTTGGCGCTGCTTGTCATAGCACTGTTTGCCACGGTGATGTACCAACTGGTCGAATTACTCGAAAAGAAACTGATCAAGAGCAATCAGTAA
- a CDS encoding ABC transporter ATP-binding protein, producing the protein MDFLTLTGIQHTYFTKTSAVTALNDISLHVQEGEFVSFLGPSGCGKTTLLSIIAGLIEPTDGQVKLEGKSVKNSANQTGYMLQQDYLFPWKTIEENVFLGLKISGTLEASKKEEVLSLLRQMGLENVEELYPKQLSGGMRQRVALVRTLATEPKLLMLDEPFSALDYQTKLKLEDLVSNTFKTFKKTAILVTHDIGEAIAMSDRIFLFSPSPGRLHRTFTIPEELRNLSPFEARNHHLYNELFQTVWKELESIEPEEN; encoded by the coding sequence ATGGACTTTTTGACTTTAACAGGGATCCAGCACACTTATTTCACAAAAACATCCGCTGTCACTGCTTTGAATGATATTTCACTGCACGTCCAGGAAGGAGAGTTCGTTTCCTTCCTGGGTCCGAGCGGCTGCGGCAAAACAACACTGCTTTCAATCATCGCAGGGCTGATTGAGCCTACTGATGGACAGGTAAAACTTGAAGGGAAATCAGTCAAAAATTCTGCAAATCAAACCGGATATATGCTGCAGCAGGATTATTTATTTCCTTGGAAAACGATTGAGGAAAATGTCTTTCTCGGCTTGAAGATTAGCGGAACTCTGGAAGCTTCAAAAAAGGAAGAGGTTTTATCGCTGCTGAGGCAAATGGGGTTGGAGAATGTTGAAGAACTATACCCAAAACAGCTGTCAGGCGGTATGCGCCAGCGTGTCGCACTGGTAAGGACACTAGCAACAGAGCCAAAACTGCTGATGCTTGATGAACCTTTTTCTGCATTGGACTATCAAACGAAATTGAAGCTTGAGGACCTGGTTTCAAACACATTCAAGACTTTCAAAAAAACAGCGATACTCGTCACCCATGATATCGGAGAGGCGATAGCGATGAGCGACCGGATCTTCCTGTTTTCACCGAGTCCTGGCCGGTTGCATAGAACTTTCACGATTCCGGAGGAGTTAAGGAATTTGAGCCCTTTCGAGGCGCGGAACCATCATTTATACAATGAACTGTTCCAAACAGTATGGAAGGAGTTGGAGTCAATTGAACCAGAAGAAAACTGA
- a CDS encoding DUF2584 domain-containing protein, which yields MGMPLELNTMIVTKGRETRLEDNFFSLTKEGYRLYPVDIPLEVKKTIEGDLTGTGVIKKVEWTENTTTLTYQLISLNSTN from the coding sequence ATGGGGATGCCATTAGAGTTGAATACAATGATCGTAACAAAGGGTCGGGAAACACGGCTTGAAGACAATTTCTTCTCTTTGACTAAGGAAGGCTACAGGCTTTATCCAGTTGACATTCCACTAGAAGTCAAAAAGACAATCGAAGGTGACCTTACCGGAACAGGTGTCATCAAGAAAGTAGAATGGACAGAAAACACAACCACACTTACGTATCAGTTAATATCTTTGAATTCAACCAACTAA